The DNA window TTTTTNNNNNNNNNNNNNNNNNNNNNNNNNNNTCATAATTTGATAGTATATCAAAAAGAACAGCACCACCACCAATAAATGGCTCACAGTACTTATTTATTTTAGTTCCAAGTCCAATAGGGTATAATTTTCTAATATCATCAAGTAGAGCTGATTTTCCACCTGCCCATTTTATGAATGGTGAGACTGAAACATTATCTATGATTTTAGA is part of the Oceanivirga salmonicida genome and encodes:
- a CDS encoding DNA adenine methylase yields the protein MIDNVSVSPFIKWAGGKSALLDDIRKLYPIGLGTKINKYCEPFIGGGAVLFDILSNY